In Carya illinoinensis cultivar Pawnee chromosome 9, C.illinoinensisPawnee_v1, whole genome shotgun sequence, the following are encoded in one genomic region:
- the LOC122276138 gene encoding glutathione S-transferase U8-like: MAEELSLLGMWASPFSCRVKIALKLKVVQYKYVEEDLFNKSPLLLKYNPIDKKVPVLVHNGNPLLESLVILEYIDETWQGYPIFPKDPYERAVARFWAKFIDDKLLPAIRRACWGEEKGREKAVEEATELLQLLEMELKEKRFFGGETIGLVDIVADTLSLWLTSFEEGSGVELMTREKFPKLSKWSHEFASTSAVKENLPPKDELTVFLKSLFGKPAK; this comes from the exons ATGGCAGAAGAATTATCTTTGCTTGGTATGTGGGCAAGTCCTTTTAGTTGCAGGGTAAAGATTGCGCTGAAACTGAAAGTAGTCCAGTACAAATACGTTGAAGAAGATTTATTTAACAAGAGTCCTTTGCTTCTCAAATACAACCCCATCGATAAGAAAGTTCCCGTGCTTGTACACAACGGAAACCCTCTCTTGGAATCCCTTGTCATTCTTGAATACATCGATGAGACCTGGCAAGGCTATCCCATATTTCCCAAAGACCCCTACGAGAGAGCCGTTGCACGTTTCTGGGCCAAGTTCATTGATGACAAG TTGCTGCCTGCAATACGGAGGGCATGCTGGGGGGAAGAGAAAGGGCGTGAGAAGGCAGTGGAAGAAGCAACTGAACTTCTCCAGTTATTAGAGATGGAGCTAAAGGAAAAGAGGTTCTTTGGAGGAGAGACAATTGGATTGGTAGACATTGTGGCAGACACACTAAGCCTTTGGCTTACAAGTTTTGAAGAAGGGTCGGGAGTGGAGTTAATGACAAGAGAGAAGTTTCCAAAACTCAGCAAATGGAGCCATGAGTTTGCAAGCACAAGTGCTGTCAAGGAAAACTTACCTCCCAAAGACGAACTTACTGTGTTTTTGAAAAGTCTCTTCGGGAAACCGGCCAAATAG